The proteins below are encoded in one region of Methanosarcina barkeri 3:
- the mptA gene encoding GTP cyclohydrolase MptA yields MEHCTFNLPDVQASRPNIAINLTRVGVTNVKKLVEIKRKDKRPVVLISTFDVFVDLPSDRKGANLSRNFEAVDEVLEKILSMPVYEIEQLCSDIAHNLLGRHEYANQAEVRMTSEYMIRRASPATGIKCQEVVNIFAEASAVRGQANDDYFDVKKLIGAEVVGMTACPCAQEIMRDKAANELSELGVDEETIIKFLEKVPMATHNQRGRGIISIKVAHDFDVSLESIINIIDSSMSSSVYEVLKRSDEKVVVETAHMNPKFVEDCVRTMADNIVKEFPNLPDNAVITIKQTNEESIHRHNAYAERVALMGDLRSEINQY; encoded by the coding sequence ATGGAACATTGCACTTTCAACCTCCCGGACGTCCAGGCCAGCAGACCTAACATAGCCATAAACCTTACTCGTGTTGGGGTAACAAACGTAAAAAAACTTGTTGAAATCAAACGAAAAGACAAACGTCCAGTCGTACTGATTTCTACTTTTGATGTTTTTGTTGACCTGCCCTCCGATCGAAAAGGAGCCAATCTTTCACGAAATTTTGAAGCTGTAGATGAGGTACTGGAAAAGATACTTAGCATGCCCGTATACGAAATTGAGCAGCTTTGCAGTGATATCGCACACAACTTGCTTGGCAGGCATGAATACGCCAATCAGGCTGAAGTCCGTATGACAAGCGAATATATGATCAGGCGTGCATCCCCAGCCACCGGGATTAAGTGCCAGGAAGTCGTAAATATCTTTGCTGAAGCATCAGCTGTAAGAGGACAGGCCAATGATGACTATTTTGATGTAAAGAAGCTGATCGGCGCTGAAGTTGTAGGGATGACAGCCTGCCCCTGTGCTCAGGAGATTATGCGAGATAAAGCTGCAAATGAGCTTTCCGAACTTGGAGTCGATGAAGAAACGATTATAAAGTTCTTGGAAAAGGTTCCCATGGCTACCCACAACCAGCGAGGAAGAGGAATTATATCAATCAAGGTGGCACATGATTTTGATGTTTCCCTTGAAAGCATTATCAACATTATTGATAGCTCCATGAGTTCCAGCGTATATGAAGTCTTGAAACGTTCAGATGAAAAAGTCGTAGTGGAAACTGCGCATATGAACCCGAAATTTGTAGAAGACTGTGTAAGAACCATGGCAGATAATATAGTAAAAGAGTTCCCGAACCTTCCTGATAATGCAGTAATCACCATCAAACAAACCAATGAGGAAAGTATTCACAGACACAACGCTTATGCTGAAAGAGTTGCCCTGATGGGAGACCTCAGGTCAGAGATTAATCAATATTAA
- a CDS encoding DUF2098 domain-containing protein yields MQGLKSQRPGSLRGESMVDAELITAVGRNKKPIKAGDAVKYVNSDTVSRVTAIKKDEQGKVWVLLESTGLWYREETLEPTELKAKEKKEEREFTAEELEERFRKERETMQGFNLEKAGGGGAGG; encoded by the coding sequence TTGCAGGGCCTGAAATCCCAGCGTCCTGGAAGCCTTCGAGGTGAGAGCATGGTTGATGCTGAACTAATCACAGCAGTAGGGCGAAATAAAAAACCCATTAAAGCGGGAGATGCCGTCAAATACGTAAACAGTGATACGGTCAGCCGCGTAACTGCGATAAAAAAGGACGAGCAAGGAAAGGTATGGGTTCTGCTCGAAAGTACCGGGCTCTGGTACAGGGAAGAAACCCTGGAGCCAACTGAGCTTAAAGCTAAAGAAAAGAAAGAAGAAAGGGAATTCACTGCTGAGGAACTGGAAGAAAGATTCAGAAAAGAGAGAGAAACAATGCAGGGCTTCAACCTAGAAAAAGCCGGTGGTGGAGGAGCAGGAGGTTAA
- a CDS encoding methanogenesis marker 14 protein, whose translation MALKPRITESPHVRLIDLKSKPFFIVASVEVGNTTTKCILTATSMETGRTHIINKVVRMTRDVRPPKPGEAVFGRTLTGVELTRESVAQLVSGTLTESMDKASLDIKTDLDFVVRSTGVVAGFDSPEEVGEFIKALADGCLMAGVPPKNMTPPMSISNISKKFQKYSKLEKVIFDGAVAGVLPPIGSTGVEIVANEMEGELATAGIKEAAKLTDVDFRNPCISIDFGTTLDGRVTNSDQPYAKTIGNFCGYAGAIPDAIIRGSKIVDSKVGTALEVFEKEKPPSFLTLKMKAKAIEAYTKRIHELIVIEQVPRDRTRYGSVPVRPDAAEQIGVTLIGCDVGVNGSDMGKLSAIGMEICKTHGLQVVYAVIDEVMAGVVCRLIRVAKEVKLVFEDTTIGITGRAGITGNKPKLILKCLEELNIASKIDERVVFVDDGLARGAAVMARCMNSLGSPQNPLGGRHNGKCILAQRVKIQEK comes from the coding sequence ATGGCTCTAAAACCCAGAATTACAGAATCCCCTCATGTTCGTTTGATTGACCTTAAGTCAAAACCTTTCTTTATTGTAGCTTCAGTAGAGGTTGGAAACACCACAACCAAATGCATTCTCACAGCTACCAGTATGGAGACTGGAAGGACTCATATTATAAATAAGGTTGTACGGATGACCAGAGACGTCCGCCCACCTAAACCTGGAGAAGCCGTATTTGGAAGGACACTTACAGGTGTGGAACTTACTCGTGAATCCGTTGCACAACTGGTAAGTGGCACCCTGACCGAATCTATGGACAAAGCAAGTCTGGACATAAAAACAGATCTTGACTTTGTGGTTCGTTCTACTGGAGTTGTTGCAGGTTTTGATTCTCCGGAAGAAGTGGGTGAGTTTATTAAAGCTCTAGCAGATGGCTGTCTGATGGCAGGAGTTCCTCCAAAGAATATGACCCCACCAATGTCCATTTCAAATATTTCTAAAAAATTCCAGAAATACAGTAAACTGGAAAAGGTAATTTTTGATGGGGCAGTAGCTGGTGTACTACCTCCAATAGGTTCTACTGGCGTTGAAATCGTTGCAAACGAGATGGAAGGGGAGCTTGCAACCGCAGGGATTAAAGAAGCAGCCAAACTTACAGATGTTGATTTCAGGAATCCTTGTATCTCAATAGATTTCGGGACAACTCTTGATGGCAGGGTCACAAATTCAGACCAACCCTATGCAAAAACAATTGGTAACTTTTGCGGCTATGCCGGTGCAATTCCTGACGCAATTATCCGGGGTTCGAAGATTGTGGACTCAAAAGTAGGAACTGCTCTCGAGGTTTTTGAAAAAGAGAAACCGCCTTCTTTCCTTACTTTAAAGATGAAGGCTAAAGCGATTGAGGCATATACAAAGCGTATTCATGAGCTTATTGTTATAGAACAAGTCCCAAGGGATAGAACCAGATATGGAAGCGTGCCTGTAAGGCCGGATGCAGCTGAGCAGATAGGCGTAACACTCATAGGTTGCGATGTGGGTGTAAACGGATCCGACATGGGCAAGCTTAGTGCTATAGGTATGGAAATCTGTAAGACCCACGGACTTCAGGTTGTCTATGCTGTCATTGATGAGGTTATGGCAGGCGTGGTTTGCAGGTTGATCAGGGTTGCAAAAGAAGTAAAACTTGTTTTTGAGGATACAACTATAGGGATCACCGGTAGAGCAGGGATTACAGGAAACAAACCTAAACTGATCCTGAAATGCCTGGAAGAGTTGAATATTGCTTCGAAAATAGATGAGAGAGTAGTCTTCGTAGATGACGGGCTTGCCAGAGGAGCAGCCGTGATGGCTCGATGTATGAATTCTCTTGGCTCGCCGCAAAATCCTCTAGGCGGCAGGCACAATGGAAAATGTATTCTTGCACAAAGAGTAAAAATACAGGAAAAATAA
- a CDS encoding VOC family protein produces the protein MRFICPLIVVNDIEASRSFYENVLNQKVQCDFGENVSFADGFAIHLKSHFSGLIGINKNDIVQKSNNAELYFEEDDLDSFLQKLKGMNSVTYVHELKEQPWGQRVIRFYDPDMHIVEVGEPMESVVKRFLSKGLSIEETVKRTLMPEEFVRQCL, from the coding sequence ATGAGATTTATATGCCCACTTATTGTTGTTAATGATATAGAGGCTTCCAGAAGTTTTTACGAAAATGTCCTTAATCAAAAAGTCCAGTGCGATTTCGGTGAGAACGTATCATTTGCGGACGGCTTTGCCATACACTTGAAATCACACTTTTCAGGTTTAATAGGCATAAACAAAAACGATATCGTTCAAAAATCAAATAATGCTGAACTGTATTTTGAAGAAGACGATTTAGACAGTTTTCTTCAAAAACTGAAAGGTATGAACTCCGTTACGTATGTGCACGAGCTAAAAGAGCAGCCCTGGGGACAGCGGGTTATAAGATTCTATGATCCTGATATGCACATTGTTGAGGTTGGCGAACCCATGGAAAGCGTAGTTAAAAGGTTCTTGAGTAAAGGATTATCAATTGAAGAAACAGTAAAACGAACTTTAATGCCAGAGGAATTTGTTAGACAATGTTTATAA
- a CDS encoding cobyrinate a,c-diamide synthase — MTKGILIAGTHSGVGKTTVSMGIMAALKHRQLKVQPYKVGPDYIDPSHHTAICGRPSRNLDTYIMGTDGVGQTVARTAADADIVVVEGVMGLFDGIDSTEIASSAHVAKILNLPVILVINVHGMSRSAAALLKGYSEFDPDVRVAGVILNQVGSPRHAELVKNSLPGDIPIVGMIPRRKDIEVPSRHLGLYMAHEKDYNTEEMAAFIEENVNLDAVLELAESISVPEFRDIRRPEADLRIGVAMDPAFCFYYQDMFDAFKDYGAEVEFFSPMAGELPDVDGIYLGGGYPELYAEILEKSETTRKLKGLAADGLPIYAECGGLLYLCGTYEIDNRTYKLADVVPANTHMTNRLKALGYTEARPLDKNFSSHNIRGHEFHYSLTECDRDAKFAYEMLRGKGIQGGFDGLIEHNTLAGYMHSHPATFPVDKFVEKCRKYRRK, encoded by the coding sequence ATGACAAAAGGAATACTTATTGCAGGAACCCATAGTGGGGTCGGAAAAACGACAGTCTCCATGGGTATCATGGCTGCCCTTAAACACAGGCAGCTAAAGGTTCAGCCTTACAAAGTAGGGCCTGATTATATCGATCCTTCTCATCACACTGCAATTTGCGGGCGCCCCTCAAGAAACCTGGACACATACATAATGGGCACTGACGGAGTCGGTCAGACTGTAGCTCGGACTGCTGCAGATGCGGATATTGTGGTAGTAGAAGGAGTTATGGGACTCTTTGACGGAATCGATTCTACAGAAATTGCAAGTTCCGCACATGTTGCAAAAATCCTTAATCTACCTGTAATTCTGGTAATCAATGTACATGGTATGTCCAGAAGCGCAGCTGCCCTCCTTAAAGGGTATTCCGAGTTTGATCCTGATGTAAGGGTTGCAGGCGTTATCCTGAATCAGGTAGGCAGCCCAAGGCATGCGGAACTTGTAAAAAATTCACTTCCGGGTGACATCCCTATAGTAGGTATGATTCCAAGAAGAAAAGATATCGAGGTCCCCTCCAGACATCTAGGGCTTTACATGGCCCATGAAAAGGATTATAATACTGAGGAAATGGCGGCTTTTATTGAGGAAAACGTTAACCTTGACGCAGTGCTCGAACTTGCTGAGTCCATTTCAGTTCCGGAATTCAGGGATATCCGGAGGCCTGAGGCAGATCTCAGGATAGGGGTTGCCATGGACCCGGCTTTTTGTTTTTATTACCAGGATATGTTCGATGCTTTTAAGGATTATGGAGCTGAGGTAGAATTTTTTAGTCCTATGGCAGGAGAGCTTCCGGATGTGGACGGAATTTACCTTGGAGGCGGCTACCCTGAACTTTACGCAGAAATCCTTGAAAAGTCAGAAACGACCAGAAAACTCAAGGGCCTTGCAGCTGATGGTTTGCCTATCTATGCAGAGTGTGGGGGTCTTCTTTACCTCTGCGGTACATATGAGATAGATAACAGGACGTATAAACTCGCAGACGTCGTACCTGCAAACACACATATGACAAACCGGCTTAAAGCCCTCGGATATACTGAAGCTCGTCCTCTGGACAAAAACTTCTCTTCTCACAACATAAGAGGCCACGAATTCCACTACTCTCTCACAGAATGTGATCGCGATGCAAAATTCGCATATGAGATGCTGCGTGGAAAAGGTATACAGGGCGGTTTTGACGGCCTCATCGAACACAACACCCTGGCAGGTTATATGCATTCTCATCCTGCTACTTTCCCTGTAGACAAATTTGTGGAAAAATGCAGGAAATATAGAAGAAAGTAA
- the moaA gene encoding GTP 3',8-cyclase MoaA produces the protein MKKKNPEKAPEIREENSKKILEDSYGRRVTGLRISITDRCNLSCMYCHNEGADCCARGPVGNEMKPELICGIVREAAKFGVNKIKFSGGEPLFRKDFEEILSCLPPLKEVSATTNGILLEKRARTLKAAGLDRVNVSLDSLIPEKYERITGASPGSLEKVIRGIDSAVEAGLTPVKLNMVLLKGINDDEIDSMMEFVRPYKGMVILQLIELMDIDPRLSKYMIDSKALEKSLAERASEVKVRHLHHRRKYIIDGVEVEFVRPMDNSEFCAYCSRLRITADGKFKPCLLVNDNLVDVMGAKSSEEIEKLLKLAVSRRKPYCMPVSTLEQEEKT, from the coding sequence ATGAAGAAGAAAAATCCAGAAAAAGCTCCTGAAATTAGGGAAGAAAACTCAAAAAAGATTCTTGAGGATTCTTATGGACGAAGGGTGACAGGACTCAGGATATCAATAACTGATAGGTGCAACCTTTCATGCATGTACTGCCATAACGAAGGTGCAGATTGCTGTGCTCGCGGCCCGGTGGGAAATGAAATGAAACCCGAGTTAATCTGTGGAATTGTCAGAGAAGCTGCAAAGTTCGGGGTAAATAAAATAAAATTCTCAGGGGGAGAACCGCTTTTTCGAAAGGATTTTGAAGAAATTCTTTCCTGCCTTCCTCCGTTAAAAGAAGTTTCTGCGACCACTAATGGAATCCTACTTGAAAAACGTGCAAGAACCCTTAAAGCTGCCGGCCTTGATAGGGTAAATGTAAGCCTGGATTCTCTTATTCCTGAAAAATACGAAAGGATTACCGGAGCTTCCCCTGGCTCACTTGAGAAAGTTATCAGAGGAATTGACAGCGCAGTTGAAGCTGGGCTGACTCCTGTGAAGCTGAATATGGTACTCCTTAAAGGCATAAACGATGACGAAATCGATTCTATGATGGAGTTTGTCCGGCCTTATAAAGGAATGGTCATCCTGCAACTCATCGAGCTTATGGACATTGATCCCAGGCTTTCGAAGTATATGATTGACTCGAAAGCTCTTGAAAAAAGTCTGGCTGAGAGGGCAAGTGAAGTTAAGGTAAGGCACTTGCATCATCGAAGAAAGTACATTATCGACGGTGTAGAGGTTGAATTCGTTCGGCCCATGGACAACTCGGAGTTTTGCGCCTACTGCAGCAGGCTCAGGATTACAGCAGACGGAAAGTTCAAGCCCTGCTTGCTGGTAAATGACAACCTTGTGGATGTCATGGGAGCAAAAAGCTCTGAAGAGATAGAAAAGCTGCTTAAGCTTGCAGTAAGCCGAAGGAAGCCATATTGCATGCCTGTTAGTACTCTTGAACAAGAAGAAAAGACTTAA
- the surE gene encoding 5'/3'-nucleotidase SurE, whose translation MRKLMAPKILVTNDDGVYSTGLKAAFDSVSDLGEVTISAPAVQQSGVGRSISIFEPLRITKTNSGGIPAYSVGGTPTDAVILGIFTILKELPDLVLSGFNIGENISTDTITTSGTIGGALEAASYGVPAIAASMQVLDEGQKFDDPRNYHRERFEVGIKVVNRVARNILKYGMPENVDLLNINIPYHAEEDTPLEITRLARKIFKTDVEERRDPRGRPYYWIAGDLIREEEEGTDVHAIMQKGHVSITPISLDSTARIDFSEIERYL comes from the coding sequence ATGAGAAAACTCATGGCTCCAAAAATTCTTGTTACCAATGATGATGGTGTATACTCCACAGGTCTGAAAGCCGCTTTTGACAGCGTTTCGGACCTCGGGGAAGTTACAATTTCGGCTCCTGCTGTCCAGCAGAGCGGAGTCGGGCGTTCGATCTCTATCTTTGAACCCCTTCGAATCACGAAAACTAATTCAGGAGGTATACCTGCTTACTCTGTGGGAGGAACTCCTACGGATGCTGTAATTCTGGGCATCTTCACGATCCTCAAGGAGCTGCCTGACCTGGTGCTTTCCGGTTTTAACATCGGAGAAAATATCAGCACGGATACTATCACTACCTCAGGAACAATAGGAGGAGCACTTGAAGCTGCAAGCTACGGAGTGCCTGCAATTGCCGCCTCCATGCAGGTGCTTGATGAAGGACAGAAATTCGATGACCCCAGGAACTACCATAGAGAGCGTTTTGAAGTTGGTATAAAAGTAGTAAACAGAGTTGCTCGAAATATCCTGAAGTATGGTATGCCTGAAAACGTAGATCTTCTTAACATAAACATTCCCTATCATGCTGAAGAGGATACTCCTTTAGAGATAACCCGTCTTGCACGAAAAATCTTTAAAACGGATGTCGAGGAAAGGCGTGACCCAAGAGGCAGGCCCTATTACTGGATTGCAGGCGACCTTATCCGGGAGGAAGAAGAAGGAACTGACGTGCACGCCATTATGCAGAAAGGACACGTCTCAATAACTCCTATTTCCCTGGATTCAACTGCCAGGATAGATTTCTCAGAAATCGAAAGATATCTCTAA
- a CDS encoding acetate uptake transporter — MAETQEIATDVHVMDRTANPTPLGFTGLGLSAVLLSLSYIGIYPVDSMIVSMAMFLGGFAEVFAGIMAWKKGSVFGGTAFCAFGLFWFSLASLLLLPAAGLIEAPTPISIAAYLFIWGVYTFVLLIATLKLGSKAIMFTFVTLFLLFMLLAIVNATENAGLLVIAGYVGLIVGFAALYTALAIVLNDAYGRTVAPV, encoded by the coding sequence ATGGCGGAAACACAGGAAATAGCAACAGATGTGCATGTAATGGACAGGACCGCAAACCCTACACCGCTTGGATTTACTGGCCTCGGCCTGTCAGCCGTTCTACTGAGCCTGAGCTATATAGGTATTTACCCTGTAGACTCAATGATCGTTTCCATGGCAATGTTCCTCGGGGGTTTTGCTGAGGTCTTTGCCGGCATCATGGCCTGGAAAAAAGGGAGTGTTTTTGGAGGCACGGCATTTTGTGCATTCGGGCTTTTCTGGTTTTCTCTTGCAAGCCTTCTTCTACTGCCGGCAGCGGGACTTATCGAAGCCCCAACTCCAATATCCATTGCAGCATACCTTTTCATCTGGGGAGTGTATACCTTCGTACTGTTAATAGCAACTCTGAAGCTAGGCAGCAAAGCGATAATGTTCACATTCGTGACCCTTTTCTTGTTGTTCATGTTACTGGCTATCGTAAATGCTACGGAAAACGCAGGCCTGCTCGTCATAGCTGGCTATGTAGGCCTTATTGTAGGCTTTGCAGCCCTGTACACTGCCCTTGCGATAGTACTGAATGACGCATACGGAAGGACGGTCGCTCCAGTATGA
- a CDS encoding DUF1269 domain-containing protein — MSELIVFAFPNEKGASEMDEAINRLKKEQLITLDDAAIVVRNHDGKVKVKQAVDLVGTGTVGGAFWGMLIGLLFWMPWLGMAVGAITGAIAGKLTDYGINDDFIHEVAETIEPGGSALFLLISKWTEDKVLDQLATFNPKVVRTSLSKEEEHKLKAAFGAGE; from the coding sequence ATGAGTGAGCTAATAGTTTTTGCATTTCCGAACGAGAAAGGTGCATCTGAAATGGATGAAGCCATTAACCGGCTTAAAAAAGAGCAATTAATCACCCTCGATGATGCCGCAATCGTTGTTCGCAATCATGATGGCAAGGTCAAGGTCAAGCAGGCTGTAGACCTTGTAGGTACAGGTACTGTAGGTGGAGCTTTCTGGGGTATGCTAATAGGACTGCTTTTCTGGATGCCCTGGCTCGGAATGGCAGTTGGTGCCATCACAGGTGCAATTGCAGGGAAATTGACCGATTACGGAATAAACGACGACTTCATCCATGAAGTTGCTGAAACCATCGAGCCAGGAGGATCTGCTCTTTTTCTGTTGATTTCAAAGTGGACTGAGGACAAGGTCCTTGATCAGCTCGCTACGTTTAATCCAAAAGTAGTGCGTACTTCCCTTTCCAAAGAAGAAGAACATAAACTTAAAGCTGCCTTTGGTGCTGGAGAATAA